The following nucleotide sequence is from Ferruginibacter lapsinanis.
TCATGTTTCAGCAGTTTGGTATCTTTTAAAAAATCCTTCGAAGAAATATTGTGTAGATGGATTGTTTTTCCCAACACGATCGCAACAGATGGTACTTTCAATTTTCTTGCGGCAATTTTTGCTACCCAGGATCTTTCTTTTATGGTAAAATGATCAGTTGTCAATTTCTGCCCAGGCATTTAAGATTTCTTGAGTGTGTTCCTTA
It contains:
- a CDS encoding DUF4157 domain-containing protein; the protein is MTTDHFTIKERSWVAKIAARKLKVPSVAIVLGKTIHLHNISSKDFLKDTKLLKHELCHVRQFQQHGYIRFIVKYLWESLRKGYYNNKYEIEARAAEEL